The region TTCGAAAAACAGTTCCCGCTCGCCGCTGCTGACGTAGGCATAGGCATCGGTGGCAATATCGTCCGCGAACTCCAGGCCGACGTCCTGGGGCGTCAGTTGCTTCTCCGCCTCTGTGGCGTCCCGGCCCTGGAAACTCACTTCGGCCAGGTCCATCATCAACGTCGAACTCAGTGGGTAAGTGCTCGCGAGCGTCGCCGACACGCTGTCTGATTCCAGTTGCATCGCCGCGTCGGCAACCGTCCACTCGTCATTGAGATTGGCGTGCTCGGCGGGGGGAATGTAGTCGTTGGCGTGTGCCAGTTCGTGAAACAACAACGCCGACATCGGCGCCAGAATCTGTTCGAGGACCCGGTCGTCCCCGGGGCCACTCAAGGGTGCGCTGCTCCAGGCGTAGTCTCCGTCTTTGACGAAGCGGGCCAGGCTTTCGAAATTCAGTTCCCGGTCAAAGCCGCTGCGGAAGTCGGGTTCCCGGGAGATGGTATCCCGTTCTTCAATGGTCAGCCAGAGATAGGCCGGATCAAGGTATATCGCCCCGGTGGCCAGCCAGTAATAAGAGGGCCGGATGTCGGCGCCAATGACCACTGCGGTCACACCACTGAACAGTTGCAACAGGTCGTCGGGCAGGGCGTTCAATGCCTGCTCGAAGCGGTTGGCCATCCAGTCGTGGCTCACCAGTGTCCGGTCGAGTACGTCGTCGACCGTGACCTGATCCTGCTCCTGCCCCAACAGTGGCAGTCGCCCGAGACGGCAGGCGTTGAACTCATTATCGCCATCGCGGTTGAAGGGGCGGGCACAGTCGGCCAATACGGGCGCAAACTCGCTCCCGGCTCTCGCGGGGCGCAGAGCGGTGTTCAACGTTGGAGAATCATCAATCGGTGCGCGCAGGTCAAGACGAGCGCCCCCGGCACTGTCGCTGCCACACCCCGATAGCAGGGTGGCGGTGAGGGTCATCAGTGCGATGGTGACAATCTGTCTGATATGAATCATGGTCCGTGCTCTCCGTTTCATTCGCTCAGTAAGGCCTTTACCTGAGCTACTCGCCTTCGTCAAATCGATCGTTGATCAGGGCGCAAATGGCGTCCAATGCTTTATCCGCGTCATGTCCGTCGGCGTCCAGCTCCAGGTCGGTCCCGCAGGCCGCCGCCAGAAGCATCAGGGACATGACACTTTTGCCGTCAACCCAGGTGTCGCTGCCGTCGCACCGGACACGAACGTCACAATCAAACTGTCCGGCTGTGGTGGCCAGCTTGGCGGCGGCCCGGGCATGCAGGCCTTTTTGATTGATCAGGGTGATGGTGGATGACGGCATGGGGTCAGTGTGTGTCCGCTGTGTTGAGTTCCCGGTGACGAACCAGAACGTTGTCGTACTGCTGGGCAAAATGCTTCTTCAGCCGCTCGGCCAGATAGACGGAGCGATGCTGTCCGCCGGTGCAGCCAATGGCGATGGTAATGTAGCTGCGGCTGTTGGCCTGGTAGTGAGGTAGCCAGCGGGTCAGGTAGTTCTCGATGTCATGGTACATGGCCTGTACCTTTTCTTCCCCGTCGAGAAACGCCACCACATCGGCGTCCTGACCGGTCAGGGGGCGCAGGTTGGGTTTCCAGTGCGGGTTGGGCAGACAGCGCGCGTCAAATACCAGGTCGGCGTTCACCGGCACGCCGTGTTTGAACCCAAACGATTCGAACTGGATGGCCATGGTGGCTTCATGGGAGCCCACGACCCGGTCCTTGACCAGGTCACGCAGCTCGTGCAGGTTGAGGTGGCTGGTGTCCAGCACCTGGTCGGCGGTGTCCCGGATCGGCTCCAGCAAGCGCTGTTCTTCGCGAATCGACTCCTGCAGATTGGTGTCGCGGTTGCTCAACGGGTGCTTGCGGCGCGTCTCGCTGAAACGCTGCATGAGTACGGGAACGCCCGTGTCGAGAAACAGGACATAAATGGGGATGTGGGCATCTTTCAGGGTTTTGATCATGTCCGGAAAGATGTTCAGGTCCTGCCAGGCGTTGCGTACATCAATGCCGATGGCGAAGTTCTGGTCGTCACTGTCCCGATGGATCTGGATTTGCGCGACCAGCGCGGGCAAGAGACTCACGGGCAGGTTATCGATGCAGTTGTAGCCGACATCTTCCAATACGTGCAGTGCCGTACTTTTTCCGGAGCCGGAGAGGCCGCTGACAATGATCAAGTGCATGGGGCTGACAGTCCTGGTAATCGGTGCAGATATCGATCGGCGTTGGGGGCCGCCGCTCAGCTCGCGGCCGTCTCGCCAACGGCCACATCGTACAGTGACTCATTGGTGTCGGCGGCTCGCAGGCGAGCCCGGAACTCGGCGTCATTGAGCATGCTGGCGAGTGAGGCCAGAGTCTGCAGGTGCTCGCTGTGCGCGTTCTCCGGTACCAGCATGGCAAACAGCACATCCACCGGTTCGGCGTCGATGGCGTCGAAATCGATGGGCTCCTTGAGGGTAATGAGAGCACCGATGGTGCCCTCACAATTGCTCACCCGGCAGTGGGGAATGGCGATACCGTGGCCGATGCCGGTCGACCCCAGACGCTCCCGGCCAATCAGGCGCCGAAACAGGTCGTCGGCGTCAATGGCTGGTACGTCTTCGGCAATGGTGTTGGCCAGAATTTCCAGCGCCCGCTTTTTGCTGACGCCCTCAATGCCGCACAGAGTGCGGCTCGGAGTGATGATGGTTTTAATATCCATAGGTTCAACGATGGCTTCGTAGCTTCTCTTTATGTTTGATGAGTTGCCGGTCCAGTTTGTCAGTCAACTGGTCAATAGCGGCGTACATATCCTGATCGATGGCGTCGGCGAACAGGTCTTTTCCGCTGACGTGAACACGTGCCTCTGCTTTCTGCTCCAGCTTTTCCACGGACAGGATGACGTCGGTACTGGTGATTTTGTCGTGGTGGTGCGTCAGGCGTTCGAGCTTGTTGGAGACGTAGTCTTTCAACGCGTCAGTCAGATCCAGGTGGTGGCCGCTGATATTGATCTGCATAGCAACATCCTCTTTGGCGTGGCAATCACGTGATGGTTACGGGCCCGCAACCGACTGCTCCAACGTCCAGGTCGACAGCCGGGCCCCTCCTGCGAATACCGGCATTGGCTCCCGAGTCTCCGCCTAGCATAGCAGTGCCAGCCACGTGGCGTCACCTGCCCGTTGGGGCCTCAGGCAGGTCCCAGGGTCTTTCGCTCGTTCGATGGGGGGATGCCCAGCGACTCCCGGTATTTGGCGATGGTACGCCGGGCTACCTTGATGCCCTGTTCGGCCAACAGCGCGGTAATCTTACTGTCACTCAGTGGCTTTTGAGGTGACTCGGAGGCCACCAGTTTCTTAATGATAGCCCGGATTGCGGTGGAAGAGCACTCGCCGCCGGATTCCGTGCTGACATGACTCGAAAAAAAGTACTTGAGCTCAAAAATACCCTGAGGGGTATGCATGTATTTCTGCGTGGTCACCCGGGAGATGGTCGATTCATGCATATCCACCAGCTCGGCGATGTCGTGCAGTACCAGCGGGCGCATGGCTTCGGCGCCATGATCCAGAAAGCCGCGCTGCTTCTCAACAATACAGGTGGCCACCTTGAGCAGGGTTTCGTTGCGGCTTTGCAGACTTTTCAGGAACCAGCGGGCTTCCTGCAGGTTGTCCTTGAGGAAAGTGTTGTCGGTGCTGGAGTCGGCCCGTTTTACCATGGAAGCGTAGTCGGGATTGATTCTCAGGCGCGGCGCGATATCCGGGTTGAGTTCCACCACCCAGCGGCCCTCGCGCTTCTCGACAAAAACGTCCGGTACCACGTACTCCACGTCGCCGCTGGCAATCTGATCCCCGGGGCGGGGGTTCAGGCTCTGGATCAGGGTAATGGCATCGCGCAGTTCGTGCTCCTTCAATCGGGTGCGACGCATCAACTGGCGATAATCGCGACTGGCCAACTGGGGCAGGTACTGACGGACGATGGTCTTGGCCGCCTCGAGTAGCGGGGTGTCAGCCGGCATCTGCTGCAACTGGACCAGCAGGCACTCGGACAGGTTCTGACTGGCGACGCCGCAGGGATCAAACTGTTGGAGGCGGTGCTGGACCGCCACAATTTCGTCGTATTCAAGTTCTTCCCAGTCGTTCTGCAGACCTTCGAATATCTCTTCCAGAGAGATGGAGAGCATGCCGCTGGGTTCGACGGCGTCGATCAGGGTCATGGCAATGATCCGGTCCCGGTCGGACATGGGGGTCAGATTCAACTGCCACATCAAGTGATCATAGAGCGAGTCCGTGGTGCCCCGTCGGCTGTCATAATCGCTGTTTTCATCGCCCTCGTAAGAGCCTGAGGCGGCCGGGGTGGACTGGTAGACGTCGTCCCAACTGGTGTCAACGGGCAGGTCGTTGGGGATTTCGTCGTTCCAGTCGCTGTCGGTCTGGCCAAGATCGGCGCTGTCGCTATCCGTGCTGGCCGGGGTCTCTCCGTCCCGGGTGTCTTTGCCGTTGCGGGCATCCGACTCCCGATCATCGTTGCTTTTTTCCTCGGGGCCTTCATGCACTTCCTCCACTTCCAGCATGGGGTTGGAGTCCAGTGCTTCCTGGATTTCCTGCTGCAGGTCCAGAGTGGACAGTTGTAACAGGCGAATTGCCTGCTGCAACTGAGGCGTCATGGTCAGCTGTTGGCCGAGTTTGAGCTGTAGGGATTGTTTCATGGGTATGCTGCTGGGACCCCGGTCGAAACGAAATGTGGCGAATTACCCAGAGTTTAGTCAGACGGGACGCCACTGGCAACAAGGATAAGCAATCTTTGTGCCCAATGCGCAAGAAACAGGATTTGTCAAGAGCTGAGCGTACGGGCAAGGGCCGGCGCGTTACAGGTGAAAGTGCTCTCCGAGGTACACTTCCCGGACCCGCTCATTGGCCAATACATCGGCCGCCGTACCCTCGGCGATGATGTGGCCTTCGCTGACGATGTAGGCTTTCTCGCAGATATCCAGCGTTTCCCGCACGTTGTGGTCCGTGATCAGTACACCGATGCCGCGTTCCTTCAAGTGCCGGACAATCTGTTTGATGTCCGAGACGGAGATCGGATCCACGCCGGCAAAGGGTTCGTCCAGGAGGATGAATTGGGGTTCGGTGGCCAGGGCTCTGGCAATTTCCACCCGGCGGCGCTCGCCCCCGGACAGTGACATGCCCAGACTGTCCTTGATGTGGGTGATGTGAAACTCTCGCAGCAAGGCGTCGAGTTTGGCCAGGCGTTGCTTGCGGTTCAGTTCCTTGCGGGTCTCCAGGATGGCCATGATGTTGTCGGACACCGTGAGTTTGCGGAACACCGAGGCTTCCTGGGGCAGATAGCCGATTCCGGCGCGCGCCCGACCGTGGATGGGCAGGTGCGTAATGTCCATCTGGTCGATCAGCACCCGACCGTTGTCGGCGCCAATCAGCCCGGCGATCATGTAGAAGCAGGTGGTTTTGCCCGCCCCGTTGGGGCCGAGCAGCCCCACAATCTGTCCGGTGGCTACCGACAGGGAGACATCGAGCACCACTTTGCGGGTTTTGTAACTTTTGGCCAGGTTCAGGGCGTGCAAGCTGGGCATGGGTCAGTCCTGTTCGGCGCGGTCGCTTTGAGGCGGCAATACCATTTCGATACGCGGGCGATCGGTGTCCGTATCGCCTTCGGCTTTGAGAATTTCACTGGCCATATCGTAGTCGATCCGGTTACCGCTCATGGTGGCGCTGCCCTGTTCGATCCGGGCGTTGGTCAACAGCTCCAGGTGCTCGCTGGCTACGTCGTAGCGAATGGTGTGGGCCTGGGCCGCAACGGGTTGGTCATCCACATCGGGCTGCTGTTCAAAGTGGGCCGGCGTGCCTTCGGCCACGACCCGCTGCACCTGTTGATTGGTGTCGGTGTGCACGACCAGACGTTCGGCGCGAATGTTCAGGCTGCCCTGGCGCAGGCGAACGTCACCTTCGTAAAGCATGATGCCTTTCTGACCGTCTCGCTCAGCGCGATCGGACTCAATGTAAATCGGCTGTTGCTGGTCATCGGGCAGAGCGGCGACTGCCGGGGCCAGCAGGGCTCCCAGTAGCGTGAGCAGCGCAAGGTGCCGCGCTCGTCGGACGATGTCAGTTCCCTTGGGGTGGTTCATAGGTGCCGCGCACCTCCGATAACAATTCAATATGGTCTTCGGCCAGGTCGGCGCGCATACCTACGGCGTCGTGTCGGCCCTGAGGGGAGCGCATGGTAACAGCTTTGTCGGTCTGCGCGAATTGCCGGTTGGGTTCCACCTGAAGCTCCGGGGTGGTGATGTCCGTAATGCCGTTGGCATTCTGCTGCCAGGCCCGAACGTCTCCGGTAAAGACCAGCGTCTCTCCTGTAGCGTCGCTGCGACCGAGCCGGGCGGTCAGCTGCCAGGGCAGGGCGTCTTCGCCGAATACCGTCACATCAGGTGCCTGAATCAGCGAGTAGTCCCTTGGGCTGGAGCGATTGGGCAGGTGCTGGAAGTGGTCGGCCCGGGCGCTCAGCATCCGGTATTGCAACTGGCCTTCCGGGTCATAGCGTCGGGTCTCCGAGGCGATCATGAATGCCTGAGGGAATCGGGCCTGCGTCTCGGGCGGCGCCCGCAGCAGGTCTTCCGGTGAGTAGTCCCAGACCGCGACCAGTGCGATCAGCAGAAACAGGCCAACCCAGGTCAGTGGGTGCTTCCACATGTCAGGCCGTCCTCTCGTCGGGAGCGAGGTAGTCCGCCAGAAGCCGTTCGTAATCGCCCCGGGCTTTCAGCAGTGCATCGCACGCCGCCCGAACGGCTCCCTGGCCACCCCGAAGTTCGCTCTGCCAGTGGGATCTCTCAACGACAGCCGGGTGGGCGTTGGCGACCGTCAGGGCCAGGCCGACCCGGGTCATGATCGTGAGATCTGGCCAGTCATCTCCCATGAAGGCAATCTGCTCCAGTGGCACCGGGTTCCGTTCTCGCCATTCACTCAATGCCGCCCATTTGTCCTCCCGCCCCTGAATGACCAGATCGAGTCCCAGGCTTCGGGCGCGACGGGCGACCAGCTCGGTATTGCGGCCGCTGATGATGCCCACTTCGATATCGCTGCGTCGCAGCAGCTTGATACCCAAGCCGTCGAGGGTGCAGAAGGCCTTGAGCTCGTCGCCGGTTTCGGTGAAGTACAGGTTGCCGTCGGTCAACACGCCGTCAACGTCCAGAAGCAGCAGCGAAACGGCCCGGGCGCGCTGCTCAAAGTCTCTTGTTTTTTGCGGGTCAGGGTGAATCATGAGTGGATCACACAGGGTTCGGGATCTGGGTTCCGGGCATCAGATGATGCCCGCGCGAAGAATGTCGTGCATATGTACGACCCCCTGGGGTCGTCTTTGTTCGTCGAGAACAATCAGGGCGGTGATTTTTTTGTCTTCCATGATTTTCAGTGCCTCGGCCGCCAGAGTGTGGGCATCGATGGTTTTTGGCTGGGCGTTCATCAACTGGCCGATTTCGGCCCCGGCCAGATCGGCGCCCCGGTCAATGCTTCGGCGCAGATCGCCGTCGGTGTAGATCCCGAGCAACCGGTCCTGTTCGTCGACGATGGTGGTCATTCCAAAGCCCTTGCGGGTCATTTCCAGCAGTGCCTGGGACAGGCTGGTGTGAATGCCAACGCGGGGAATGGCGGCACCGCGGTGCATGATGTCCTCGGCGCGTAGCAGCAGTTTGCGGCCGAGAGTGCCCCCCGGGTGGGAAAAGGCGAAGTCTTCGGCGGTAAAGCCGCGGGCTTCGAGCAGGGCGATGGCGAGCGCATCGCCGATCACCAGGGTTGCGGTGGTGCTCGCCGTCGGCGCCAGCGCCAGCGGGCAGGCCTCCGTCGTGACACTGATGTCCAGATTGACGGCGGCTTCCTCGGCCAGTGGTGAGCGGGGGTTGCCGGTCATGCTGATGATGGGTACCCCGAGACGCTTGAGCAGCGGTAGCAGGGTGATGATTTCATCGGAATTGCCGGAGTAGGAAATGGCAATGACGGCGTCTTCCCGGGTGATCATGCCCAGATCGCCGTGGCTCGCTTCCCCGGGGTGGACAAAAAAAGCGGGTGTGCCGGTGCTGGCCAGTGTGGCGGCGATTTTTTTGGCGATGTGCCCGGATTTACCCATGCCGGTGACAATCACCCGTCCGGAGACTTCAAGCATCAGTTCGCAGGCCCGGGTGAAGCGGGCATCGATTCTCTCGCGCAAGGCCGCTACGGCCTGCTGCTCAATATCGATGGTGCGCTGTCCGGAGTGGATAAAATCGAAGTCAGTCATGGACGGTGCAAGTACTCGGCGTCGTAAAGCGCCCCATTATACGGCCTTGGGCCGGGGATGACGAATGCCGGCTTAGAGCGTGTTGAGCAACCACAGGTAATAGCCGATATAGGTCCCCAGCAACACGGTGCCGATCAGTCGTCCCAGGTGTCCCCGAGCCTCGCCCGGACCCGTATGGGCATTGCGGCGCATCCGGTAATCCACGCCGATCGCGATGGCGAGAGCCAGCGTCATCGCCGCCATGGCCAGATAGTCCCGGTGAAAGACCAACCGGTCCATGACCGGCTCCTGAATCAGGCCGGGTAGGGCCATAACCGCCAGCAGGTTGAACAGGTTGGAACCGATGATGTTGCCCAGAGCCATATCCTGGTGGCCCTTGAGGGCGCTGCCGACGGACGCGGCCAGTTCGGGAAGGCTGGTGCCCACCGCAACGACCGTCAGGCCCACGACCAGCGGGGAGACGCCGGCGGCCAGCGCCAGATTCCGTGCGCCCCACACCAGAAGTTCGGCGCTGATCACCAGGGTGACGAGTCCGATCAGGAACCAGAGCGCAGCGGCCACAGGAGTGCACTCGGGAATGTCGCTGTCCACCTCTTCCGGGTGGGCGCGCCGGGTCAGTGCGAGGGCCGCCAGAACGACTACCAGTGCCGCTACCAGCAGGAGGCCTTCGAGGCGGGTCAGTTGACCGTCGTACAGTGTGAAGCCGGCCAGCAGGGTGGTGAGCAACAGCGCCGGCAGCTCCCGGGTGAGCAGGTGAGGCTGAATGGGCAGGGCGACCAGCAGGGCCGTGATGGCCAGAACCAGTCCCATATTGGCGAGATTGGAGCCCAGAGCATTGCCCACGGCCAGCTCTCCCGCATCGCGCACAGAGGCGCTGAGGGAAACCATGATTTCCGGGGCGGAGGTGCCGAAGGCGACAATCGTCAGGCCGATCACCAGTTTTGAAACGCCCAGGCGATGGGCGAGGGCGGCGCTACCCTCAACAAAGCGATCGGCGCTCCAGATCAGGCCGGCGAAGCCGGCCAGCAGGGCGATGATGGACCAACCCCAAGGCGTCATTGGCGAATCTCGTCGTCTGCAGTCGTGGTGTTTGAGGGGAACACTAACATTCTTTTACGGTCAGAGCGTAGGTCGAGAGGCCGAGTCAATGTTATGATGTAGCCTTTTAATGGCCCAGCCTGAGCATTGACCGGGCGCCCGGGCTGGATGGCCCATTATCCGGAAGCTGGAATCTGTAAGGAACCCACATATGACCCAACCCGATATTGCAAAGATCTCGTTCCGATCGGTCGTAGCCCTGATGGCCGGTTGCCTTATGGCGGCAAACCTCTGGGCGGCAGAACCGGTGAATCCCAAGCAGGAGACGCCGCACGAATTGATTGAGGAGGTGACCGAAGTCCTGTTCGATGTGGTTCAGGAGTACAACGGTGGCAGTGAGAATGCCGAGCGCTATTACGATGAAATCCAGGGTATTCTGGAGCCGGTGGTGGATTTCGAATTCATTGCCAAGGCGGTCATGGGGTCGCATCGCTCTGAGGCCAGTGACGAGCAGGTGGATACGTTCGTTCAGGTCTTCAAGCGTGGGCTGGTTACCACGTACGCCAAGGGAATTGCCAACTATGTGGACAGTGAGATCAGCATTCGTCCGCCGTCCGAGGATATCGAAGGCAAGCGCCGGGTCAGTGTCGATCAGGAGGTGAAGCACGAAGGCTCCACCTACCGTCTGTCGTATACCATGGCGAAGAACCGCTCGGGCGAGTGGAAACTGATCAACCTGGTGCTGGATGGCGTGAATCTCGGTCGCTCGTTCCGCAGCCAGTTCGGTCAGGCCGCCAAGAAGTATGATGGTGACCTGGACAAGGTCATCGACAATTGGCTGGATGAGATGTAATCGCCGGTTTGGCCCCCATTCCTGTGCCGTCGCCTCCCGGGCGGCGGCATTGTCGTTTCTGGGGCAGGCGGACGGCTTTCGGGATGCGGCGGGCGGCGCATTCAGGTAAGATTCCGCTTTGGCCCATAAATCTCTGGCCCGTAACACTCTGGATAGTCTATGCAACCCGAACAAATCAAAGCGCTGGTAGAAGCCAAGGTTCCCGACAGCACCGTACAGGTGGGAATTGATGGCAGTCATATCAATCTCGTCGTCGTCAGCCCGGCCTTCGAAGGCATGACGCCGGTCAAGAAACAGCAACTGGTGTACTCGGCGCTGACGGACAGCATTGCGCAGGGCACCATTCACGCGGTGCACATGAAAACCTTCACGCCGGAACAGTGGCAGCAACAGCAGTAAGTGCATCGCGATGGCGGTGACCGACAAGTGATTCTCTATGGATAAATTGCAAATTCAAAGCGGGCCGCCACTCAACGGCGAGATTCGGATTTCTGGTTCGAAAAACTCGGCGCTGCCGATTCTGGCGGCAACGCTGCTGGCCGACGGTCCGGTGCATGTGTGCAACATGCCGCACCTGAATGACATTACCACCATGCTGGCCCTGCTTCGCTGCATGGGGGTGGGCGTCACGATCGACGAGAAGATGTGCGTCGAAGTCGACCCCACCAGTATCAGCGATCTCACCGCACCCTACGAGCTGGTCAAGACGATGCGTGCCTCGATCCTGGTGTTGGGACCGTTGTTGGCGCGCTTCGGAGAGGCCAACGTATCCTTCCCCGGTGGCTGTGCCATTGGCAGCCGCCCGGTGGATATCCACCTGCGTGGCCTCGAGGCTATGGGGGCGGAAATTGATGTGGACGAAGGGTATATCCGGGCCCGCAGCAAGGGGCGCCTGAAAGGGGCGCATATCCTGATGGATACGGTGACCGTTGGCGGCACCGAAAACCTGCTGATGGCCGCCGTGTTGGCCGAGGGTACCACGGTGCTGGAAAATGCCGCCCGGGAGCCCGAAGTGGTGGATCTGGCGTATTGCCTGGAAGCCATGGGCGCCCGGATCGAGGGTATCGGGACCCAGACGCTCACCGTTCACGGCGTCGAGCGTCTGCATTCGTGCACCTACAGCGTGATGCCGGACCGGATTGAAACCGGCACCTATCTGGTGGCGGCGGCGGCGACCCGCGGCCGGGTGCGCCTGAAGGACACGCGGGCCGACATTCTCGAAGCGGTACTGCTCAAGCTCGAAGAGGCGGGGGCGGAAATCACCATCGGCGATACCTGGATCGAGCTGGATATGAAAGGGAAGCGGCCGCGGGGCGTAAGCTTGCGTACCGCTCCCTATCCGGCCTTTCCCACGGATATGCAGGCCCAGTTTACCGCCATGAACGCGGTGGCCGAAGGCTCCAGCTCCGTGACCGAGACCATTTTTGAGAACCGCCTGATCCAGGTCCATGAGCTGAACCGGATGGGCGCGAAGATTACCCTCGAGGGCAACACCGCCCTGATTCAGGGGGTGGACAGACTCAAGGGGGCTCCCGTGATGGCCACGGACTTGCGCGCATCGGCGAGCCTGGTCATCGCCGGCTTGGTGGCGGACGGCACCACACTGGTGGACCGCATTTACCATATTGACCGCGGTTACGAGTGTATTGAAGAAAAACTGCAAATGCTGGGCGCGAACATTCGCCGGGTTCCGAACTGACGGACCGAGTGTTGAGGCCGGTGCGTTCCGCTTGTCCGACGCCCGGCCGCGTCCCCTGACTCCCAGATGAGACCCATGACCCAGACATTGACCATCGCCCTGACCAAGGGCCGTATTCTGAAAGAGACTCTGCCCCTGTTGGCCGCCGCCGGTATCGAACCGGCGGAAGATATCGACAAAAGCCGCAAGCTGGTGTTTGAGACCAGCCGTCCCGATGTGCGCCTGTTGGTACTGCGCGGTGCCGACGTGCCCACCTATGTGCAGTTCGGCGCAGCCGATATGGGGATTTCCGGCAAAGACACCCTGATGGAAAATGGGGCCGATGGGCTGTACGAGCCTTTGGACCTGGATATTGCCCGATGCCGACTCATGACCGCGGCAATCAAGGGCGCGCCGCCTCGGCAGGGGCGTTTGCGGGTGGCCACCAAGTATGTGAATGTCGCCAAACAGTACTATGCCAGTTGCGGCCGACAGACCGACATCATCAAGCTGTACGGCGCGATGGAACTGGCGCCGATCATGCATCTGGCGGATGAAATCGTGGATATTGTCGATACCGGCAATACGCTGCGTGCCAATGGCCTGGAGCCCCGGGAGCATATCGCCGATATCAGCTCCCGACTGATCGTAAACAAGGCGTCCATGAAGATGAAACACGTGCTGATTCAATCCGTGATCGATGCCATTGGCGAGGCTGTCGACGCGAAACGTCCGGCCTGATTGATTGACCTTTGCTGTAATTGACGAGATTTCCCCATGACTGAGAAGCCACCTCTGATTGCTCGCCTGGATGCCGCCGCGCCGGATTTCAGTACGCGACTCGATGCCCTGCTGGCCTGGGATAGTGTGTCCGATGCCGGGGTTGCCGAGGTGGTGGATGAGATTCTACGCGCGGTCAAGGCACGCGGAGATGCGGCGGTTGTTGAGTACACCAACCGTCTGGATCGCCGCGATGTCAGCGCCATGGCGGACCTGGTTGTGCCTGAGGCCAAGTTGCATGAGGCGCTTGCCGGCCTGCCCTCCGAGCAGCGTCAGGCTCTGGAGGTGGCGGCGGATCGTATCCGGCGTTACCACGAACATCAGCGTCAGCCCTCCTGGGACTATACCGAGGAGGACGGCACCCGGCTGGGACAGAAGGTGACACCCATGGCGCGGGTTGGGCTCTATGTGCCCGGAGGCAAAGCGTCCTATCCGTCGTCGGTGTTGATGAACGCGATTCCGGCCAAGGTTGCCGGTGTGGCGGAGCTGGTCATGGTCGTGCCGGCACCAGAGGGTGAATTGAATGCCATGGTGCTCGCGGCGGCGTCGGTAGCCGGCGTGGACAAAGTGGTGACGGTGGGCGGTGCCCAGGCCGTGGCGGCGCTGGCGTACGGGACCGAGAGCCTGCCGAAAGTGGACAAAATTGTCGGTCCGGGGAACATTTACGTGGCGACCGCCAAGCGCGCCGTGTTCGGGTTGGTGGACATCGACATGATTGCCGGTCCTTCGGAGATTCTGGTGATCTGCGATGGCCAGACGGATCCCGACTGGATTGCGATGGACCTGTTCAGCCAGGCTGAACACGACGAGCAGGCGCAGTCCATTCTGATCAGCCCCGATGCGGCGTTTCTCGATCGGGTCGAAGCGGCCATGGAACGCCTGCTGCCCAGCCTGAGTCGGGAGGCGATTGCCCGGACCTCGCTGGCCAATCGTGGCGCGCTGGTTCGGGTGTCGGATATGGATCAGGCGCTGGCCGTGAGCAACCGGATCGCGCCGGAGCACCTGGAGTTATCCGTGGCCGACCCCGATGCCCTGTTGCCCAAGGTTGAGCATGCCGGGGCGATTTTCATGGGCCGCTATACCCCCGAGGCGCTGGGAGACTATTGCGCGGGGCCGAATCATGTTCTGCCGACTTCGGGCACGGCGCGGTTTTCCTCACCCTTGGGAGTGTATGATTTCCAGAAGCGCAGCTCGATTATCCACTGCTCGGCGGAAGGCGCCTCGGAGTTGGCCAAAACCGCT is a window of Marinimicrobium sp. C6131 DNA encoding:
- the hisD gene encoding histidinol dehydrogenase, producing MTEKPPLIARLDAAAPDFSTRLDALLAWDSVSDAGVAEVVDEILRAVKARGDAAVVEYTNRLDRRDVSAMADLVVPEAKLHEALAGLPSEQRQALEVAADRIRRYHEHQRQPSWDYTEEDGTRLGQKVTPMARVGLYVPGGKASYPSSVLMNAIPAKVAGVAELVMVVPAPEGELNAMVLAAASVAGVDKVVTVGGAQAVAALAYGTESLPKVDKIVGPGNIYVATAKRAVFGLVDIDMIAGPSEILVICDGQTDPDWIAMDLFSQAEHDEQAQSILISPDAAFLDRVEAAMERLLPSLSREAIARTSLANRGALVRVSDMDQALAVSNRIAPEHLELSVADPDALLPKVEHAGAIFMGRYTPEALGDYCAGPNHVLPTSGTARFSSPLGVYDFQKRSSIIHCSAEGASELAKTASVLARGEALEAHARSAEYRIKV